A stretch of Paenibacillus mucilaginosus 3016 DNA encodes these proteins:
- a CDS encoding STAS domain-containing protein — translation MFQYHVTVKEETAHILFIGDIDIDGTEVMEDEVQPALSQHKAVVIDFSEVHFVDSSGIGLLIKLVQTLQEGEVKVRIQHIRPEVNEVFELLQIGEILGPEVFE, via the coding sequence GTGTTCCAGTATCATGTTACAGTCAAGGAAGAAACCGCTCATATCCTGTTTATCGGAGATATCGACATCGACGGAACGGAAGTCATGGAAGATGAGGTGCAGCCGGCTCTATCCCAGCATAAAGCCGTCGTGATTGATTTTTCCGAGGTGCATTTCGTGGATTCTTCGGGAATCGGTCTTCTGATCAAACTCGTGCAGACGCTTCAGGAAGGTGAAGTCAAGGTCCGTATTCAGCATATCCGGCCGGAAGTCAATGAAGTGTTCGAGCTGCTGCAAATTGGGGAGATTCTGGGACCCGAGGTTTTTGAGTAG